The DNA segment GCTGCCCTTCCGCACTCCGCATTCGCAACATGGCCGGGCTTATCCCGGCCATGTCGCGTTCTGGGGTGTGGCGCTGCATGGCCCGGAGGATCACAGCCCGCTCAGGAACGCCGCCAGCCGCTCGCCCGCGGCATCGGCCGCATCGACATTGAGGATGCGCAGGTCCGGCGGGGTCGAGAGCGCCGGTTCGCGCGCCAGCCGCCGCAGCACCGCCTCCCCCTGCTCGCGCCCGCGTGCGGCAAGCCGCGCCGCCAGCACCTCGGGCGGGGCCGTCACATGCACCACGACGACGCGGGCAAAGCGCGCGCGGGCCTCATCAAGCGCCGCCCGCGAGCCGTTGGCGACCACGATCCGTCCGCCCGCGATCTCTTCCGCGATCTCGGGGCCGAGCGCGTAGCTCAGCCCGTTGGCCTGCCAGTGCAGCGGGAACCGCCCCTCGGCGACATCGCGGGCGAAGTCCGCTTCATTGACGGCGATATGGTTCTCGGTGGCATCGGCCGGCCGGGTGATGCGCCTGCGGGCGAAACATATGTCCGCGCGGTCGGCGAGGCGCGCGCGCGCATAGGCAATCAGCGTGTCCTTGCCGGCGCCCGAGGGCCCGACCACCAGCACCAGCGGGCCCGGCCCGAGCCGTTCCCCACCGCGATTCCCGCAAACGCCTGCCCCCGCCTCGCTCACGCGATCCGCTCCCCCTCGCGCCACACCATGCGCGCCACCGGCGCCGGGCCGGCATCGGACACGCGCAGGAAATCCGCCCTCTGGCCGCTGGCCAGCCGCCCGCGATCGGTCAGGCTCGCCGCATCCGCCGGATTGGCGCTCACCATCGCCACCGCCTGCGGCAGCGTTATGGCCTCCACCATCTGCGGCAGGGCGAAGGCGGCGAGCAGCAGGCTGCCGGGCACGTAGTCGGACGAAAGGATATCAAGCACGCCCGCGCGGGCCAGATCGGCGGCGGCAACATTTCCGGTGTGCGAGCCCCCGCGCACCACATTCGGCGCCCCCATCAGCACGCGGATGCCGGCGCGGTGCGAGCCGTTCGCCGCGTGCGGCGTGGTGGGAAACTCGGCGATCGCCACCCCGTCCGCCACCGCTTCCTCCACATGGGCGTCGGTGGCGTCGTCATGGCTGGCCAGCACGATGCCCCGCTCATGGGCCAGTTCCACCAGCCGCACGCGGTTGGGGCGGGCATGGAGCGCGTGCGCGCTCATGCGGTCGGCGACGATGATGTCCATCTCGGCATCGCTCATGCCGCTCTTCTTCTTGTAGTAGCTGCGGAAATGCGTCTCGGTCAGAAACTGGCGCTGGCCCGGCGTGTGGTCCATCAGCGAGATCAGGCGCACGTCGCAGGCGTCCATGAGCGCCCGCGCGTCTTCCACCACGCCGTCCGCCGCCACCTCGCAGCGCAGGTGCACATGGTGCTCGGCGCGCAGCAGGCCCGCCTGCCCGGCCTGCGAGAGGGTGCGCGCCAGCAGCGGCGCGTCGCCATCCATGCCCACCGCGCGCTTGTCGGGCCACACCCGCAGGGAATCGAACACGGTGGTGATGCCGGACGCGGCGATCTGCGCGTCATAGGCCGTCACCGCCGCGAAGGCGTTCCACATCACTCGCGGGCGCGGATAGAGATGGCCCTCCACATGGTCGGTGTGCAGTTCCACGAAGCCGGGCAGCAGGTAGTCGCCGGCCATGTCCAGCGCCGCGCGCGGCACCGCCCCTTCGCCGATCTCGGCGATGCGCCCGTCCCGCACCACGAGATGGCCGTGCCGCACCTCGTCGGGCAGCACCAGCCGGGCATTGGCATAGATGGTCTCGTTCATCGCACCCTCACTCACGCTCGGCTCACGCCGCCTGCCCGAACGTCGTCACGTCGATCACCCGGTCGCACACCGCCTCGCGCACCTCGGAATCATGGAAGATGCCGAGAATGGCCACGCCGGCGCGTTTCTTTTCGCCGATCAGCTCCACCACCACCTGCCGGTTGGCGGCATCCAGCGAGGCGGTCGGCTCGTCCATCAGGAGAAGCGGGCGATGGGCGATCAGCCCGCGCGCGATGTTCACGCGTTGCTGCTCGCCGCCCGAAAAGGTCGCCGGCGGCAGCGGCCACAGACGCTCGGGCAGGTTCAGCCGCCCCAGCAGGGCGCGCGCGCGCGGCAGCGCTTCCTCGGGCGCGACACCGTCGCCGAGCAGCGGGTCGGCCACCACGTCAAGCGCCGACACGCGCGGGATCACGCGCAGAAACTGGCTGACATAGCCCATGGTGTGGGCCCGAAGGCGGATCAGCCGGCGCGGAGCGGCCCGCGCGACATCCACCTGCTCGTCGCCGTCGCGCACGCGGATCGCGCCCGCGTCCACGCGGTAATTGCCGTAGACCATTTTCAGCAGCGAGCTTTTGCCCGCACCCGAGGGCCCGCCCAGCGCCACGCATTCGCCGGCATGGAGTTCAAACGAGGCGCCCGAGACCACCGGCAGCCGCGCACCCTCGCGCAGATGCAGCACAAAGGTCTTGCTCAGTCCCGATGCCTGAAGGATTGGTTCGCTCATCTCAGCCCTCATGCCGCCAGAACCGAAGACACCAGCAACTGGGTGTAGGGCTCGCGCGGGTCGTCCAGCACCTGGTCGGTCAGCCCGGTCTCGATCACCCTGCCGTGCCGCATCACCACCATGCGGTGCGACAGCAGCCGCGCCACGGCGAGATCATGGGTAACGATGATCACCGCCAGCCCCATCTTCGCCACCAGCGAGCGGATCAGATCCAGAAGCCGCGCCTGCACCGACACGTCCAGCCCGCCGGTGGGCTCGTCCATGAAGACGAGGCGCGGGCGGGTGACGAGGTTGCGCGCGATCTGAAGCCGCTGGCGCATGCCGCCGGAAAAGGCGCGCGGGTCGTCGTCGATCCGGTCGGCATCGATCTCGACCTGGCCCAGCCAGTCGCTCGCCTCCTCGCGGATCTGGCCATAATGCCGCCAGCCCACCGCCATCAGCCGCTCGCCGACATTGCCGCCGGCCGAAACCGCCATGCGCAGCCCCTCCGCCGGGTTCTGCCGCACAAAGCCCCAGTCGGTGCGCATCAGCAGCCGCTTTTCCGCCGGCCCGAGCGTGGAGAGATCCGCCAGCCGGCCCTCGCGCAACCGGTAGGACACCCGCCCGGCGCTGGGCGCCAGCTCGGTGGAAAGCAGGCCGAGCAGGGTCGATTTGCCCGAGCCACTCTCGCCCACCACCGCCAGCACCTCGCCCGGAAAGATCTCCAGGGAGACGTCGCGGCAGCCGATGCGCGCGCCGTAGTTCTTCGAGAGTCCCTCGGCGACGAGCAGCGGGGCGTCGTCGGTCGCAATCGGGTTGGTCATCATACGCGCTCCGCCACATCGGGTCCGCTGGGTCCGCCGGGTCCGCCGTCCTGGCCGGGCATGACGACCCTTTGCCGGGCGCCAACGTCACGTCCCGGCTCCGTGACGTAGCTGTAGCCATGGCGCTCGAAACCGAGGCTCTCGTAGAAGGCGTGGGCGCCCTCGCGCGACATCCGCGTGGACAGGCTCGCCTTGTAGCAGCCCTTCTCGCGCGCCATGGCCAGCGCCGCGTCCATCATGGCGCGACCGATCCCCCGCCCCTGAGCGGCGGCGGCGACGGCCACCGCCTCGATGACGGCCGAGCGCGCGCCGCGATGGGCCATGTTGTCCATCACCAGCAGCGTGAAAGTGCCGAGCACCGTGCCGTCCGCCTCGCCGACATGCAGCGTGTAGTCGGGATAGCGCGCCATCCGCTCGAAGATCGCCCGCGCCTCGGCGACGTCGAGCGCGTCTTCCGCGTCGAGTTCGCGATAGAGCGCCAGCACGGCGGGCAGGTCCGCCGGCTCGGCGGGGCGGATGATGAGTTCGCTCGCACTCATGCCGCCTCGCCCGCCGGCACGCCCAGTTCGCCAACATGCCCCTGTTCCTGCCGGCCGTTGCAGAAATCGGTGTCCGAGCAGACGAACATCCGCCCGCCGCGATCGTCGAGGATCACCTCGTCGAGATAGACCCCCGTGGCCGCGCACAGCGCGCAGGGCTTGGCGAAGCGCTGCACCTGAAAGGGGTGATCGTCGAAATCCAGCGAGCGCACGCGTGTGTGCGGGGGAATGGCGTAGATCCGCTTCTCCCGCCCGGCACCGAACAGCTGGAGCGCGGGGCAGTCATCCATCTTCGGGTTGTCGAATTTCGGAATCGGCGAAGGATCCATCACATAGCGCCCCGCCACTTCCACCGGGTAGGCATAGGTGGTGGCGATATGGCCGTGCCGGGCGATGTCCTCATAGAGCTTCACATGCATGAGGCCGTATTCGGCCAGCGCGTGCAGCTGGCGGGTCTCGGTCTCGCGCGGTTCGAGAAAGCGCAGCGGTTCGGGAATCGGCACCTGGTAGACCAGGATCTGGTCCTCGCTCAGCGGCGTCTCGGGAATCCGGTGCCGGGTCTGGATGATGGTGGCCTCGGTGGTGGAGGTCGTGGTCGCCACCTGCGCGGTCTTCTCGAAGAAGCCGCGGATCGCCACCGCATTGGTGGTGTCGTCCGCGCCCTGGTCGATCACCTTCAGCACGTCGTCGGGGCCCAGCACCGCCGCCGTCACCTGCACACCGCCGGTGCCCCAGCCATAGGGCATCGGCATTTCGCGCGCGGCGAAGGGCACCTGATAGCCGGGAATGGCGATGGCCTTCAGGATCGCCCGGCGGATCATCCGCTTGGTCTGCTCGTCGAGATAGGCGAAATTGTAGGTGATCTCCGGCATGCCGCCGACTGAACGGGCATTCATTCCGCCGCCTCCTTCCGCTCGGCCGCCTGCTCGGCCCGCATGCGGCGCACGAGATCGAGTTCGGCCTGGAAATCCACGTAGTGCGGCAGCTTCAGATGCTCGACGAAGCCGGTCGCCTGCACGTTGTCGCAGTGGGAGAGCACGAATTCCTCGTCCTGCGCCGGGGCGCCGGGCTCCTCGCCCAGCTCCTTCCAGCGCAGCGCCCGCTCCACCAGCGCCATCGACATCGCCTTGCGCTCGCACTGGCCGAAAACGAGGCCATAGCCGCGGGTGAACTGCGGCGGCACCTCGGCACTGCCCTTGAACTGGTTCACCATCTGGCACTCGGTTACCTCGACGTCGCCGATGGAGACCTCGAAGCCGAGTTCCGGAATGTCGAGCACCACCTCCACCTCGCCGAAGCGGATCTCGCCGACGAAGGGGTGCGAGCGGGCATAGCCGCGCTGCGTCGAATAGCCGAGCGCGAGCAGATACCCTTCATCGCCCCGCGCCAGCGTCTGCAGCCGCGTCGCGCGGTCCACCGGGTAGCTCACCGGCGCGCGGGTGATGTCGAACGGGTCGGACCCGTCGTCCTCGGGAGAGGGTTCGATCAGCCCCTCGGCGCCGATCAGGTCGGTCACGCGCGGCATGGCGGGCGCCGCACCGGCCTCAGCGCTCCCACCGTCCTCATCGTCCGCCACACCGCCCTCATCATCCACGCCCAGCGACGTGTCCAGCAGCCGGTGCGTGTAGTCGAAGGTGGGGCCGAGCAGCTGCCCGCCCGGCAGGTCCTTGAAGGTGGCGGAAACCCGCCGCCGCACCAGCATGTCGCCGGTATCGAGCGGGCGTGAGGCCCC comes from the Ancylobacter pratisalsi genome and includes:
- a CDS encoding alpha-D-ribose 1-methylphosphonate 5-triphosphate diphosphatase, which encodes MNETIYANARLVLPDEVRHGHLVVRDGRIAEIGEGAVPRAALDMAGDYLLPGFVELHTDHVEGHLYPRPRVMWNAFAAVTAYDAQIAASGITTVFDSLRVWPDKRAVGMDGDAPLLARTLSQAGQAGLLRAEHHVHLRCEVAADGVVEDARALMDACDVRLISLMDHTPGQRQFLTETHFRSYYKKKSGMSDAEMDIIVADRMSAHALHARPNRVRLVELAHERGIVLASHDDATDAHVEEAVADGVAIAEFPTTPHAANGSHRAGIRVLMGAPNVVRGGSHTGNVAAADLARAGVLDILSSDYVPGSLLLAAFALPQMVEAITLPQAVAMVSANPADAASLTDRGRLASGQRADFLRVSDAGPAPVARMVWREGERIA
- a CDS encoding alpha-D-ribose 1-methylphosphonate 5-phosphate C-P-lyase PhnJ, producing the protein MNARSVGGMPEITYNFAYLDEQTKRMIRRAILKAIAIPGYQVPFAAREMPMPYGWGTGGVQVTAAVLGPDDVLKVIDQGADDTTNAVAIRGFFEKTAQVATTTSTTEATIIQTRHRIPETPLSEDQILVYQVPIPEPLRFLEPRETETRQLHALAEYGLMHVKLYEDIARHGHIATTYAYPVEVAGRYVMDPSPIPKFDNPKMDDCPALQLFGAGREKRIYAIPPHTRVRSLDFDDHPFQVQRFAKPCALCAATGVYLDEVILDDRGGRMFVCSDTDFCNGRQEQGHVGELGVPAGEAA
- the phnN gene encoding phosphonate metabolism protein/1,5-bisphosphokinase (PRPP-forming) PhnN, with the translated sequence MSEAGAGVCGNRGGERLGPGPLVLVVGPSGAGKDTLIAYARARLADRADICFARRRITRPADATENHIAVNEADFARDVAEGRFPLHWQANGLSYALGPEIAEEIAGGRIVVANGSRAALDEARARFARVVVVHVTAPPEVLAARLAARGREQGEAVLRRLAREPALSTPPDLRILNVDAADAAGERLAAFLSGL
- a CDS encoding carbon-phosphorus lyase complex subunit PhnI, translated to MYVAAKGGEKAIRNAHELLAKRRRGNTNLPAITLEQIAGQLTLAVDRVMAEGSLYDAALAALAIKQARGDLIEAIFLIRAFRTTLPRFGASRPLDTGDMLVRRRVSATFKDLPGGQLLGPTFDYTHRLLDTSLGVDDEGGVADDEDGGSAEAGAAPAMPRVTDLIGAEGLIEPSPEDDGSDPFDITRAPVSYPVDRATRLQTLARGDEGYLLALGYSTQRGYARSHPFVGEIRFGEVEVVLDIPELGFEVSIGDVEVTECQMVNQFKGSAEVPPQFTRGYGLVFGQCERKAMSMALVERALRWKELGEEPGAPAQDEEFVLSHCDNVQATGFVEHLKLPHYVDFQAELDLVRRMRAEQAAERKEAAE
- the phnK gene encoding phosphonate C-P lyase system protein PhnK, whose translation is MTNPIATDDAPLLVAEGLSKNYGARIGCRDVSLEIFPGEVLAVVGESGSGKSTLLGLLSTELAPSAGRVSYRLREGRLADLSTLGPAEKRLLMRTDWGFVRQNPAEGLRMAVSAGGNVGERLMAVGWRHYGQIREEASDWLGQVEIDADRIDDDPRAFSGGMRQRLQIARNLVTRPRLVFMDEPTGGLDVSVQARLLDLIRSLVAKMGLAVIIVTHDLAVARLLSHRMVVMRHGRVIETGLTDQVLDDPREPYTQLLVSSVLAA
- a CDS encoding GNAT family N-acetyltransferase produces the protein MSASELIIRPAEPADLPAVLALYRELDAEDALDVAEARAIFERMARYPDYTLHVGEADGTVLGTFTLLVMDNMAHRGARSAVIEAVAVAAAAQGRGIGRAMMDAALAMAREKGCYKASLSTRMSREGAHAFYESLGFERHGYSYVTEPGRDVGARQRVVMPGQDGGPGGPSGPDVAERV
- the phnL gene encoding phosphonate C-P lyase system protein PhnL, with translation MSEPILQASGLSKTFVLHLREGARLPVVSGASFELHAGECVALGGPSGAGKSSLLKMVYGNYRVDAGAIRVRDGDEQVDVARAAPRRLIRLRAHTMGYVSQFLRVIPRVSALDVVADPLLGDGVAPEEALPRARALLGRLNLPERLWPLPPATFSGGEQQRVNIARGLIAHRPLLLMDEPTASLDAANRQVVVELIGEKKRAGVAILGIFHDSEVREAVCDRVIDVTTFGQAA